From Papaver somniferum cultivar HN1 unplaced genomic scaffold, ASM357369v1 unplaced-scaffold_99, whole genome shotgun sequence, the proteins below share one genomic window:
- the LOC113346507 gene encoding V-type proton ATPase 16 kDa proteolipid subunit-like → MSSSFSGDETAPFFGFLGAAAALVFSCMGAAYGTAKSGVGVASMGVMRPELVMKSIVPVVMAGVLGIYGLIIAVIISTGINPKAKSYYLFDGYAHLSSGLACGLAGLSAGMAIGIVGDAGVRANAQQPKLFVGMILILIFAEALALYGLIVGIILSSRAGQSRAD, encoded by the exons ATGTCTTCAAGCTTCTCTGGAGATGAAACCGCTCCCTTCTTCGGCTTCCTTGGAGCCGCTGCCGCTCTCGTCTTCTCAT GTATGGGAGCTGCATATGGAACAGCAAAGAGTGGTGTAGGAGTTGCATCTATGGGTGTGATGAGACCTGAACTTGTTATGAAATCTATTGTTCCAGTTGTTATGGCTGGAGTGTTGGGAATCTACGGTTTAATTATCGCTGTCATCATCAGTACTGGTATTAATCCTAAGGCAAAATCATACTACTTGTTTGATGGATATGCTCATTTATCATCTGGTCTTGCTTGTGGTCTTGCTGGTCTTTCTGCTGGTATGGCTATTGGAATTGTTGGTGATGCAGGTGTCAG GGCCAACGCACAACAGCCAAAACTATTTGTCGGGATGATCTTGATTCTTATCTTTGCTGAAGCACTCGCCTTGTATGGTCTCATTGTTGGTATTATTCTCTCATCGCGAGCTGGTCAATCTCGAGCAGATTAG